In one window of Nocardiopsis aegyptia DNA:
- a CDS encoding MFS transporter, translating into MSTALDRPASSRGREADGSRWSPRLWGLLIVLSLALFLDGLDVSMVAVALPSIGAELGLSTATLQWVISGYVLGFGGFLLLGGRTADLLGRRRVFLIALGVFAAASLIGGLVDSGTLLIASRFVKGVAAAFTAPTGLSILTTTFAEGRQRNRAMSVYTVFGASGFSSGLLFGGLLMSLGWRWTFFFGAPFALLALLAGLALIPKDRPDARGGYDLVGAATLTATMLLLVYTVVTAPETGWAHPVTIASFGGVVALLTLFVWVENRVRHPLVRLGILRSGTLVRANVGAIALMGSFISFQFLLTLFLQQALGQTPLQMALSLLPAGILVVVSAPFADRLISRFGTPKLIAAGLIALSTGYLLFLRVEPEFAYLGMMLPTALLLGAGFALAFPAINVQATSGVDDDEQGLAAGLVQTSAQVGGALVLAVTTAIIAVDHATGQGAAGGAAEMLVQFRPALVFVTAVALTGVLIALYPLLARGRRSAGARIAADAEAADRLAEKAGV; encoded by the coding sequence ATGTCCACAGCACTAGACCGACCCGCGTCCTCGCGTGGCCGGGAGGCCGACGGCTCCCGTTGGTCCCCCCGGCTCTGGGGCCTGCTCATCGTCCTCTCCCTCGCCCTCTTCCTCGACGGCCTCGACGTGTCGATGGTCGCCGTCGCGCTTCCCTCCATCGGCGCCGAACTCGGCCTGTCCACCGCCACCCTCCAGTGGGTGATCAGCGGTTACGTGCTCGGTTTCGGTGGATTCCTCCTCCTGGGCGGACGGACCGCCGACCTCCTCGGCCGCCGCCGGGTCTTCCTCATCGCGCTCGGCGTCTTCGCCGCCGCCTCCCTCATCGGCGGCCTGGTCGACAGCGGGACGCTCCTCATCGCCAGCCGCTTCGTCAAGGGCGTGGCCGCCGCCTTCACCGCGCCGACCGGCCTGTCCATCCTCACGACCACGTTCGCCGAGGGGCGCCAGCGCAACCGGGCGATGTCGGTCTACACCGTGTTCGGTGCCAGCGGCTTCTCCTCCGGCCTGCTCTTCGGCGGACTCCTGATGTCCCTCGGCTGGCGCTGGACCTTCTTCTTCGGTGCGCCCTTCGCCCTCCTCGCCCTCCTGGCGGGCCTCGCCCTCATCCCCAAGGACCGGCCCGACGCGCGCGGCGGCTACGACCTCGTCGGCGCGGCCACGCTGACGGCCACCATGCTCCTGCTCGTCTACACCGTCGTCACCGCGCCGGAGACCGGATGGGCGCACCCGGTCACGATCGCCTCCTTCGGCGGGGTCGTCGCCCTCCTGACCCTGTTCGTGTGGGTGGAGAACCGGGTCCGCCACCCGCTGGTCCGGCTGGGCATCCTGCGCAGCGGAACCCTGGTGCGGGCCAACGTCGGCGCGATCGCGCTGATGGGCAGCTTCATCAGCTTCCAGTTCCTGCTCACCCTGTTCCTCCAGCAGGCGCTGGGGCAGACACCGCTCCAGATGGCCCTGTCCCTGCTGCCCGCGGGCATCCTCGTGGTCGTCAGCGCGCCCTTCGCCGATCGGCTCATCAGCCGCTTCGGCACCCCCAAGCTGATCGCCGCCGGGCTGATCGCCCTGTCCACGGGGTACCTGCTGTTCCTGCGGGTGGAGCCGGAGTTCGCCTACCTCGGCATGATGCTGCCCACCGCCCTGCTGCTGGGGGCCGGCTTCGCCCTCGCCTTCCCGGCGATCAACGTACAGGCCACCTCCGGAGTCGACGACGACGAGCAGGGCCTCGCGGCCGGCCTGGTCCAGACCTCCGCCCAGGTGGGCGGGGCACTGGTCCTCGCCGTCACCACCGCGATCATCGCCGTGGACCACGCCACCGGCCAGGGCGCCGCGGGCGGAGCCGCGGAGATGCTCGTCCAGTTCCGGCCGGCGCTGGTCTTCGTCACGGCCGTCGCCCTCACCGGCGTGCTGATCGCCCTGTACCCGCTCCTGGCGCGGGGCCGCCGGTCGGCCGGTGCCCGGATCGCCGCCGACGCCGAGGCCGCGGACCGGTTGGCGGAGAAGGCGGGGGTGTGA
- a CDS encoding MarR family winged helix-turn-helix transcriptional regulator — MFQMADPDPDLAEQWRQLMSCYHGTACALERELSQRHGLGLSEFETLDLLMKAPDCRRLVHELLASTHLTQSALSRTVARLEKRGLVTRSMCANDRRSVTVTPTEEGRSVHAEALPTHRAVLSEHLGARSTRA, encoded by the coding sequence ATGTTCCAGATGGCGGACCCGGACCCTGACCTGGCCGAACAATGGCGGCAGCTGATGTCCTGCTACCACGGCACCGCGTGCGCGCTGGAGCGTGAGCTCAGCCAGCGGCACGGCCTGGGACTCAGCGAGTTCGAGACACTGGACCTGCTGATGAAGGCCCCGGACTGCCGGCGGCTCGTCCACGAACTGCTCGCGTCCACGCACCTGACGCAGAGCGCCCTGTCCCGCACGGTGGCCCGCCTGGAGAAGCGCGGCCTGGTCACGCGCTCGATGTGCGCGAACGACCGGCGCTCGGTGACGGTGACGCCGACCGAGGAGGGCCGGAGCGTCCACGCCGAGGCCCTGCCGACCCACAGGGCCGTGCTCTCCGAGCACCTGGGGGCGCGCAGCACCCGGGCGTGA
- the cpaB gene encoding Flp pilus assembly protein CpaB, producing the protein MNPRQRRGVLLMVVAALGAVAVFASVFTYLSAQQDRLGSFDTVLRLAEDVDAYQAVDADSVERVEVPSQYFDPEVFITDLSEIETPTDQQLVASTHLEAGVYLQRGMVQPQPTLTDGEREIAIMVDAETGVAGKVRRGSVVDIYGTFQPRDHGEACAVRVITEVEVLDIGELRTQEDEGGGVSGVVPVTFRLEPASALQLAYAEDFATKLRLALVSAEGGGAPGDAEFCSGDFDELFDGASGGTDQTDQRPAPREG; encoded by the coding sequence ATGAACCCCCGTCAGCGACGCGGCGTCCTGCTCATGGTCGTGGCCGCCCTCGGTGCCGTCGCCGTGTTCGCGTCCGTGTTCACCTACCTCAGCGCCCAGCAGGACCGGCTGGGCTCCTTCGACACGGTCCTGCGCCTGGCCGAGGACGTGGACGCCTACCAGGCCGTCGACGCCGACTCGGTCGAGCGCGTCGAGGTGCCGAGCCAGTACTTCGACCCCGAGGTGTTCATCACCGACCTCAGCGAGATCGAGACCCCCACCGACCAGCAGCTGGTCGCCTCCACCCACCTGGAGGCGGGCGTCTACCTGCAGCGCGGCATGGTGCAGCCCCAGCCGACGCTCACCGACGGGGAGCGCGAGATCGCCATCATGGTGGACGCCGAGACGGGCGTGGCGGGCAAGGTCCGGCGCGGATCGGTCGTGGACATCTACGGCACCTTCCAGCCCCGCGACCACGGTGAGGCCTGTGCCGTGCGCGTCATCACCGAGGTGGAGGTCCTGGACATCGGTGAGCTGCGCACGCAGGAGGACGAGGGCGGCGGCGTCTCCGGGGTGGTGCCGGTGACCTTCCGCCTGGAACCGGCGTCCGCGCTCCAGCTGGCCTACGCGGAGGACTTCGCGACCAAGCTCCGGCTGGCCCTGGTGAGCGCGGAGGGCGGTGGAGCGCCCGGCGACGCCGAGTTCTGCAGCGGCGACTTCGACGAGCTCTTCGACGGCGCCTCCGGAGGGACGGACCAGACCGACCAGCGGCCCGCGCCGCGAGAGGGGTAG